Proteins from one Bactrocera neohumeralis isolate Rockhampton chromosome 3, APGP_CSIRO_Bneo_wtdbg2-racon-allhic-juicebox.fasta_v2, whole genome shotgun sequence genomic window:
- the LOC126753288 gene encoding intraflagellar transport protein 46 homolog, with protein sequence MNYYDEEISISGPDSKNLSHFKVDRIPSNGSGRTASTNRTATLRRSKIHGSSTDDDGLLQDIIDHDDEDDDDDDDDDVSEMQPRLIDGSARGTANQRPQTRPGSARSTANVLSAKPLMRGGGGGGLIVPSESESDEAVSPQPQIEVIGDAAAVQSSPPEQQLSIKPEYWENLAINQELKELFPYILKYTPQSIDTPYRLQPFIPDFVPSVGDVDAFLKVTIPPLSKPQRQQEINEYLHKMGIYLLDEPSGEQSEPSLLNMKLRSVLTGSGSNARSASASLIPTAKSPKEIDKWINEVEKLHMTQTVNDIQPRKEIEPLLMNWPRSYADASAAVQQAYQQCLEDDDVARYVRTLCQQFEVDGPIETQVHYIMSVQTLFALYLAANQAWE encoded by the exons ATGAATTATTACGATGAGGAGATTTCAATTAGTGGACCAGATTCCAAAAATCTAAGTCATTTTAAAGTGGATAGAATACCAAGCAATGGCAGTGGTCGGACCGCATCGACTAATCGCACCGCTACTTTGCGTCGCAGTAAGATT CATGGCAGCTCGACCGACGATGATGGACTATTGCAGGATATTATTGATCACGATGACGAGGATGACGACGACGATGACGACGATGATGTAAGTGAAATGCAGCCGCGTTTAATAGACGGTTCAGCACGTGGCACAGCTAACCAACGCCCACAGACACGACCGGGCAGCGCACGCAGCACTGCCAATGTATTATCCGCTAAGCCGCTGATGCggggcggtggtggtggtggactCATTGTACCATCCGAAAGTGAATCGGATGAAGCCGTTTCACCACAACCACaaattgaagttattggagATGCGGCAGCAGTACAATCATCTCCGCCAGAGCAACAGTTGTCCATCAAACCTGAATATTGGGAAAATTTGGCAATAAATCAGGAGCTAAAGGAACTCTTTCCgtacatattaaaatatacaccGCAATCAATTGATACACCTTATCGCCTGCAACCTTTCATACCGGATTTTGTACCATCTGTCGGTGATGTGGACGCCTTCCTCAAGGTCACCATACCGCCACTATCGAAGCCTCAACGTCAGCAAGAAATCAACGAGTATTTACATAAAATGGGTATTTATCTGCTTGACGAGCCATCCGGCGAACAATCGGAGCCGAGTTTGCTGAATATGAAATTGCGTTCGGTGCTCACTGGCAGTGGTTCAAATGCGCGCTCTGCATCGGCTTCGCTGATTCCAACTGCCAAATCGCCTAAGGAAATTGACAAGTGGATTAATGAGGTCGAGAAATTGCATATGACCCAAACCGTAAATGATATACAACCGCGCAAAGAGATTGAGCCCTTGTTGATGAATTGGCCGCGCTCGTATGCTGATGCTAGTGCAGCCGTGCAACAGGCGTATCAGCAGTGCCTGGAAGATGACGACGTTGCGCGTTATGTGCGCACACTGTGCCAACAGTTCGAGGTGGATGGGCCTATAGAAACGCAGGTCCATTACATAATGAGCGTGCAGACATTGTTCGCACTATATTTGGCCGCCAATCAAGCATGGGAATGA